Proteins encoded together in one Triticum dicoccoides isolate Atlit2015 ecotype Zavitan chromosome 7B, WEW_v2.0, whole genome shotgun sequence window:
- the LOC119340184 gene encoding uncharacterized protein LOC119340184 — protein MVQKCYIVQASWGDFLQIIKEESLDPEQPDGETYVTAYEVYKVDFVELKRVKMRGIGEHALFTGKSTTSCFSVKNHPGLMANHLYFTHDDHEELLSGKDDPRDIGVYDLENDTRTNLVDPEPWRTWFPPIWFTPNLAKAGAMCACTQGVSTSASSSVVTASR, from the exons ATGGTCCAGAAGTGCTACATTGTTCAGGCATCATGGGGAGATTTCCTCCAAATCATTAAGGAGGAGAGTTTGGATCCTGAACAACCAGATGGTGAGACGTATGTCACTGCTTATGAAGTGTACAAGGTTGATTTTGTTGAGCTGAAGCGTGTCAAAATGAGAGGGATAGGTGAACATGCATTGTTCACTGGGAAAAGCACAACATCTTGCTTTAGCGTAAAGAATCACCCAGGCTTGATGGCAAACCATCTATATTTTACTCATGATGATCATGAAGAATTACTCAGCGGCAAAGATGATCCACGTGACATAGGAGTGTACGACTTGGAAAATGATACCAGAACCAATTTGGTTGATCCTGAACCCTGGAGGACGTGGTTCCCTCCCATATGGTTCACACCCAATCTTGCAAAAGCAG GTGCCATGTGCGCCTGCACCCAGGGGGTGTCAACTTCTGCAAGTTCAAGCGTGGTAACAGCAAGCAGATGA